A part of bacterium HR17 genomic DNA contains:
- the lptB_2 gene encoding Lipopolysaccharide export system ATP-binding protein LptB, whose protein sequence is MALDADVLEGRDLKKRYRHRWVVNGVTIQVRRGEVVGLLGPNGAGKTTTFYMLIGFVTPDDGRVLLGDRDITRLPMYRRARLGISYLPQEPSVFRKLTVEENILLVLEMQGLSPRQQREIAEHLMDELNLTRVRKHLGQELSGGERRRVEIARALATNPKFLLLDEPFTGVDPIAVDDLQRIVTQLRQRGIGILITDHNVRETLKITDRSYIISEGVIRTHGTPQVIVNDPVARRYYLGESFEL, encoded by the coding sequence ATGGCGCTGGACGCCGATGTGTTAGAAGGACGCGACTTAAAAAAGCGCTATCGGCACCGATGGGTGGTCAACGGCGTCACGATTCAAGTGCGGCGAGGAGAGGTCGTCGGCTTGCTCGGTCCCAACGGTGCGGGGAAGACCACGACCTTTTACATGCTTATCGGGTTCGTCACCCCCGATGACGGACGCGTCCTGCTCGGCGACCGCGACATCACGCGATTACCAATGTATCGTCGCGCCCGGTTGGGTATCAGTTACTTGCCTCAGGAACCCTCTGTCTTTCGCAAACTGACCGTGGAAGAAAACATCCTTTTAGTGCTGGAAATGCAGGGACTGTCGCCACGACAGCAGCGCGAAATTGCTGAACATCTCATGGACGAATTGAATTTAACGCGCGTGCGCAAGCACTTGGGGCAAGAACTTTCAGGCGGAGAACGGCGCCGCGTGGAAATCGCCCGCGCCTTAGCGACCAACCCTAAATTTTTGCTGTTGGACGAACCCTTCACAGGTGTTGACCCGATCGCAGTGGACGATTTACAGCGCATCGTCACGCAACTTAGACAACGAGGTATCGGCATTCTCATCACCGACCACAATGTCCGTGAGACGCTCAAAATTACTGACCGCAGTTACATCATCTCGGAAGGTGTCATCCGCACACACGGAACGCCGCAGGTCATCGTCAACGACCCAGTCGCCCGCCGCTATTACTTGGGCGAAAGTTTTGAGCTTTAG
- the phoP_5 gene encoding Alkaline phosphatase synthesis transcriptional regulatory protein PhoP: MQQLRPKARVLVADDDPAIVELVRLNLEVRGYEVLTADNGADAIRMAMTEKPNLLIVDVLMPEVDGYEVIRVLKESPETAHIPIIVLTAYASDVGAMVSWMQGADSYLAKPFNPDELLVVVERVLASERSTEAN; encoded by the coding sequence ATGCAGCAACTCCGTCCGAAAGCGAGAGTGCTGGTGGCGGATGACGACCCCGCTATCGTGGAGTTGGTGCGGTTGAATCTGGAAGTGCGGGGCTACGAAGTGCTGACTGCCGACAACGGTGCCGACGCTATTCGCATGGCGATGACGGAGAAGCCTAACCTTCTCATCGTGGATGTCTTGATGCCCGAAGTGGATGGCTATGAAGTCATTCGGGTGTTGAAAGAATCGCCAGAAACCGCCCACATTCCCATCATCGTCCTGACAGCCTACGCATCGGATGTGGGAGCGATGGTATCGTGGATGCAAGGCGCTGACAGTTACTTGGCAAAGCCCTTCAACCCTGACGAATTGTTGGTCGTCGTGGAACGCGTCTTAGCGTCGGAGCGGTCTACCGAGGCGAATTGA
- the korA_2 gene encoding 2-oxoglutarate oxidoreductase subunit KorA produces MPVNAFTVRVGGDTLEGGIIRTGEFIAHALARCGLEIFTFRTYPAEIKGGQAMIQVRAAEHPIYSHGDEADILICFDEEAWERHRYEFNPDGVLIYDTKFEPKGVPGTATAYGLPFSDIAKTRLRNPMAKNMVILGAFAAWFGVPQEVFEQLIRDYWGRRGEKVVMSNITALHTGYEEAQKVPKRDAFRVEPRPMRDRLILSGNEAICLGAVAAGCKVFAGYPITPASDILEWMMAHLPHFGGTALQVEDEIAAIGAVLGASFAGAKAMTATSGPGFSLMTEFLGHAAMAEIPCVILDNQRAGPSTGMPTKTEQSDLYQAVYGGHGDVPRIVLAPSTVQGCFYVTVHAFNLAELCQLPVIILGDQALAHRTETIAPLDLEKIIVLDREVYDPLIHNTNGDDGYKRYKLTETGVSPMSIPGRPGTYTVEGLEHDEYGHPNWDPTNHMTMTEKRFRKLQLALHYDEYYPGFQGYRWYGPLHADVGVIAWGSTAGAVREAIDRLQQEGISVAALHISMLYPLHREVVRRFIKNMNRVLLPELNYTGQFAHLIRGETGLDVVSYAKVTGVPFKVREIMDAIRDLLREPVPF; encoded by the coding sequence ATGCCAGTCAATGCATTCACGGTGCGGGTCGGCGGCGACACGCTGGAGGGCGGGATTATCCGCACGGGTGAATTTATTGCCCACGCCCTCGCCCGGTGTGGCTTGGAAATTTTCACCTTCCGCACCTACCCTGCGGAAATCAAAGGCGGGCAGGCGATGATCCAAGTCCGCGCCGCTGAGCACCCCATCTATTCGCACGGAGACGAAGCGGACATCTTGATTTGCTTTGATGAAGAGGCGTGGGAGCGTCACCGTTACGAGTTCAACCCTGACGGCGTCCTGATTTACGACACCAAATTTGAGCCGAAGGGCGTTCCGGGCACGGCGACGGCTTACGGGTTGCCCTTCAGTGACATTGCCAAGACGCGGCTGCGCAACCCGATGGCGAAAAACATGGTCATCTTGGGCGCCTTTGCGGCGTGGTTCGGTGTGCCTCAAGAGGTTTTTGAGCAACTCATTCGCGACTACTGGGGACGGCGCGGCGAAAAAGTCGTCATGAGCAACATCACCGCTCTGCATACAGGTTACGAGGAAGCCCAAAAGGTGCCCAAGCGCGACGCGTTCCGCGTGGAGCCCCGTCCGATGCGCGACCGGCTGATTTTGTCGGGCAACGAAGCCATCTGTTTGGGTGCTGTCGCCGCCGGTTGCAAGGTGTTCGCCGGTTACCCCATTACGCCTGCCAGCGACATCTTGGAGTGGATGATGGCTCATCTACCCCATTTCGGTGGGACAGCGTTGCAGGTGGAGGACGAAATCGCCGCCATCGGCGCCGTCTTGGGGGCGTCCTTTGCGGGGGCGAAGGCGATGACGGCGACTTCAGGTCCAGGCTTTTCCCTGATGACGGAGTTTCTGGGGCACGCTGCCATGGCAGAAATTCCGTGCGTCATCTTGGACAACCAGCGCGCCGGTCCCAGCACGGGCATGCCGACGAAGACCGAACAAAGCGACCTGTATCAAGCCGTTTACGGTGGACACGGCGATGTGCCCCGCATCGTTTTGGCACCCAGCACCGTGCAAGGTTGCTTCTATGTAACGGTGCACGCTTTCAACTTGGCGGAACTGTGCCAGTTGCCGGTCATCATTTTGGGTGATCAAGCCTTAGCCCACCGCACCGAAACCATCGCCCCCCTTGACCTTGAAAAAATCATCGTGCTGGACAGAGAAGTTTACGACCCCCTCATTCATAACACGAACGGCGATGACGGCTACAAACGCTACAAACTCACGGAGACAGGGGTTTCACCCATGTCCATTCCCGGACGCCCCGGCACTTACACGGTAGAGGGGTTAGAACATGACGAATACGGGCACCCCAACTGGGACCCGACCAACCACATGACGATGACCGAAAAGCGCTTCCGCAAGCTGCAACTGGCGTTGCATTACGACGAGTATTACCCTGGCTTTCAGGGTTACCGCTGGTATGGTCCGCTCCATGCGGATGTCGGTGTAATTGCGTGGGGGTCAACGGCGGGCGCGGTGCGGGAAGCCATTGATCGGTTGCAGCAGGAAGGCATTTCCGTCGCGGCGCTGCACATCAGCATGCTGTATCCGCTCCATCGCGAGGTCGTGCGCCGCTTTATCAAGAACATGAACCGTGTGTTGTTGCCCGAACTCAATTACACCGGACAGTTCGCCCATCTCATCCGGGGCGAAACCGGATTGGATGTGGTCTCCTACGCGAAGGTGACCGGTGTCCCGTTCAAAGTGCGGGAAATCATGGACGCAATCAGGGACTTGCTGCGTGAACCGGTGCCATTTTGA
- the korB_2 gene encoding 2-oxoglutarate oxidoreductase subunit KorB, which produces MAVDAQTRERYKSEVKPIWCPGCGDFGVLTATFMALGMLKLDPEQVVIVSGIGCSGRFPAFTTCYGFHSLHGRTMPVALGVKAANPDLTVVAVGGDGDTLAIGGNHFMHACRRNINLAYLLLDNNLYALTKGQASPTTLPMQATDSTPYGSYESDVEPCTLAIVLGATFVAREFSARAKKLAEVIAQAIEHPGFALVHILSPCVTFFDTYDFYKQKVADLPADYDPTDMQQAIRYASDPERKWVGVLYRTQRPTFEEHIREIRQKAMERAGHLTLRQMVEQRRV; this is translated from the coding sequence ATGGCTGTTGACGCCCAGACGCGGGAACGCTACAAGTCCGAGGTCAAGCCGATCTGGTGCCCTGGATGTGGCGACTTCGGTGTCTTGACGGCGACCTTCATGGCTTTGGGGATGCTGAAGTTGGACCCCGAGCAAGTCGTCATCGTTTCGGGCATCGGCTGTTCCGGGCGTTTTCCCGCCTTCACGACCTGTTACGGCTTCCACAGTTTACACGGGCGGACGATGCCTGTCGCGTTGGGGGTGAAGGCGGCGAACCCGGACTTGACCGTTGTGGCGGTGGGCGGTGACGGCGACACTTTGGCGATTGGCGGCAACCACTTCATGCACGCCTGCCGGCGCAACATTAACCTTGCCTACTTGCTGTTGGACAACAACCTATATGCCTTGACAAAGGGGCAAGCGTCGCCGACAACCTTGCCGATGCAAGCGACGGATTCCACGCCCTACGGGAGTTACGAATCGGATGTAGAGCCGTGCACTTTGGCGATTGTGCTGGGGGCGACTTTTGTCGCCCGTGAGTTTTCCGCGCGGGCCAAAAAGTTGGCAGAGGTCATCGCCCAAGCCATTGAACATCCGGGGTTTGCTCTCGTGCACATTCTCAGCCCCTGTGTGACGTTCTTTGACACTTACGATTTTTACAAGCAGAAGGTCGCCGACTTGCCTGCAGACTATGACCCGACGGACATGCAACAAGCCATCCGTTACGCTTCCGACCCAGAACGCAAATGGGTCGGCGTGCTATATCGCACCCAACGCCCGACCTTTGAAGAGCATATCCGCGAAATCCGCCAAAAAGCGATGGAGCGTGCCGGGCATCTAACGCTTCGCCAAATGGTGGAACAGCGGCGCGTTTGA
- the comEA_2 gene encoding ComE operon protein 1 yields the protein MVLWEHPIERYLALVSLSVIAVSLSAIAVKRWTEPPLVLQTLPSSADAERPLPRLKVHVKGAVAKPGVIALPLGSRVEDAVKLAQVRPDADLQALNLAAFLEDGQEVIVPSRQREGATVSPTGTLALTPLRSSLADKATPAGKKSVPPSVVHLNTATESDLIQLPGIGPALAKRILDYRRQIGGFKSIEQLLEVKGIGPKKLEQLRPYVRL from the coding sequence ATGGTGCTGTGGGAGCATCCGATTGAGCGCTACTTGGCATTGGTGAGCCTCTCGGTCATCGCGGTGAGCCTTTCGGCGATCGCGGTCAAGCGGTGGACGGAACCACCGTTGGTGTTACAAACACTACCATCCTCTGCCGACGCTGAACGCCCACTGCCTCGGTTAAAAGTGCACGTCAAAGGGGCTGTCGCCAAGCCCGGGGTCATCGCGTTGCCTTTGGGCAGCCGCGTGGAAGACGCCGTCAAGTTAGCCCAAGTGCGTCCCGACGCCGACTTACAGGCTCTTAACCTCGCCGCGTTCTTGGAAGACGGGCAGGAAGTTATCGTGCCCAGTCGTCAAAGAGAGGGTGCAACGGTGTCCCCAACCGGCACATTAGCCCTTACCCCGCTGCGTTCCTCGCTTGCCGACAAAGCGACGCCCGCCGGCAAAAAATCGGTGCCTCCCTCTGTCGTCCATTTGAACACGGCGACGGAATCGGATCTGATACAGTTGCCGGGCATCGGTCCGGCGTTAGCCAAGCGCATCCTTGACTACCGCCGCCAAATCGGCGGTTTCAAAAGCATTGAACAACTGCTGGAGGTCAAAGGCATTGGTCCCAAGAAACTGGAGCAGTTGCGCCCTTATGTGCGGCTGTAG
- the asd gene encoding Aspartate-semialdehyde dehydrogenase produces the protein MRSLKVAVVGIGAVGKEMVRCLWRSKLPLADEPLVLARTARTVDIDGKTVQVHECTPAAFKGMDIVFFAGTEGEKGAAKQFARVALEAGAVVIDNGSDFRLVEGVPLVVPEVNSDDLEVVRGNGTVVLPGVGEVPQRYIASPNCSTIQMVVALKPLHDAARLRRVIVSTYQAVSGAGSAAMEELETQTHRVLHGMDAGECKVHPRQIAFNVLAGANWRFEEEGYTNEEWKLVRETRKILHAPHLPVTATCVRVPVFIGHAEAIYVEVESPLSAAEVRTILHGAKGVVVVDEPMELSDGSAYRTYPTPLDAAGKDAVYVGRIRSDPFNPHGVWLWVVADNLRKGAALNTVQIAETLVERGLVG, from the coding sequence TTGCGTTCATTGAAGGTCGCGGTCGTCGGCATCGGTGCGGTCGGCAAGGAAATGGTGCGGTGCTTGTGGCGATCTAAATTGCCCCTCGCCGATGAGCCGTTGGTCTTGGCGCGAACTGCCCGCACAGTGGACATTGATGGCAAGACAGTGCAGGTGCACGAATGCACTCCCGCTGCTTTCAAGGGCATGGATATCGTGTTTTTTGCGGGCACGGAAGGCGAAAAGGGTGCCGCCAAGCAGTTCGCCCGCGTCGCTCTTGAAGCAGGGGCGGTCGTCATTGACAACGGCTCGGATTTTCGGCTGGTGGAAGGCGTCCCGTTGGTTGTGCCCGAAGTGAACTCCGACGATTTGGAGGTCGTGCGGGGCAATGGGACGGTTGTGCTGCCCGGCGTCGGTGAAGTCCCGCAGCGCTACATTGCCAGCCCCAACTGCTCCACCATTCAAATGGTCGTCGCGTTGAAGCCCCTGCACGACGCGGCGCGGTTGCGCCGCGTCATCGTCAGCACTTACCAAGCCGTTTCGGGAGCGGGCAGCGCCGCAATGGAGGAATTGGAGACACAAACGCACCGCGTGTTGCACGGCATGGACGCCGGCGAGTGCAAAGTCCATCCGCGTCAAATCGCCTTCAATGTGCTGGCAGGCGCCAACTGGCGGTTTGAAGAGGAAGGCTATACCAACGAGGAATGGAAACTGGTGCGTGAAACGCGCAAGATTCTGCACGCGCCGCATTTGCCCGTGACTGCCACTTGCGTGCGCGTGCCCGTCTTTATCGGGCATGCGGAAGCCATTTATGTAGAAGTGGAGAGCCCGCTTTCAGCCGCTGAAGTGCGGACAATTTTGCACGGTGCAAAGGGCGTCGTTGTAGTGGACGAGCCGATGGAATTGTCGGACGGTAGCGCTTACCGCACCTATCCGACACCGTTGGATGCAGCAGGGAAAGACGCCGTCTATGTCGGGCGCATTCGCTCGGACCCGTTCAATCCCCACGGGGTATGGCTGTGGGTCGTCGCTGACAACTTGCGCAAGGGTGCGGCGCTGAACACCGTGCAAATCGCGGAGACTTTGGTGGAACGCGGTCTGGTCGGCTAA
- the leuB gene encoding 3-isopropylmalate dehydrogenase produces the protein MTPLRIAVIPGDGIGPEVVREGLKVLDAACQAEGMRYETVYFDLGGDRYLRTGETLPDSVLDELRQFDAIYFGAVGHPDVPPGVLERGVLLKLRFALDLFVNLRPVRLYAGVPTPLQGKTPDDIDFVVVRENTEDVYALDGTSFRQGTPDEVAWQPAIYTRKGTERVIRYAFDLARRRAAERGKPAKVTLVDKANVMTVGHGLWRRVFAEIAGQFPDVQTETLYVDAAAMEFVLHPERFQVVVTTNLFGDILTDLGAAIAGGIGIAASGNIHPGKVSLFEPVHGSAPTIAGKGWACPLAAILTAALMMEHLGAGQVARRIENAVVAALQTGKIRSLEAGQMGLTTSQVGDLIASLV, from the coding sequence ATGACACCGTTGCGCATCGCAGTCATTCCTGGCGATGGCATAGGACCTGAGGTCGTGCGGGAAGGGCTGAAGGTGCTGGACGCCGCCTGTCAGGCGGAAGGCATGCGCTATGAGACGGTGTATTTTGACCTCGGCGGCGACCGTTACTTGCGCACGGGCGAAACACTGCCTGACAGCGTGTTGGACGAACTGCGGCAGTTTGACGCCATCTATTTCGGCGCCGTCGGTCACCCCGATGTCCCGCCGGGCGTGTTAGAGCGGGGCGTTTTGCTCAAACTGCGATTTGCCTTGGACTTGTTCGTCAACTTGCGTCCGGTGCGGTTGTATGCCGGCGTGCCGACGCCTTTACAGGGCAAAACGCCCGACGACATTGATTTTGTCGTCGTGCGGGAGAACACCGAAGATGTTTACGCGCTGGACGGGACGAGTTTTCGGCAGGGCACGCCTGATGAAGTCGCGTGGCAACCTGCCATCTACACCCGCAAGGGCACCGAACGCGTTATCCGCTACGCTTTTGACCTTGCCCGCCGGCGCGCTGCTGAACGGGGCAAACCTGCCAAAGTGACCTTGGTGGACAAAGCCAATGTCATGACTGTCGGGCACGGTCTGTGGCGACGGGTTTTCGCTGAAATTGCCGGGCAGTTTCCCGATGTGCAAACGGAAACGCTTTATGTGGACGCAGCGGCGATGGAGTTCGTCTTACATCCCGAACGCTTTCAGGTCGTCGTCACGACCAACTTGTTCGGCGACATCCTGACAGATTTGGGAGCCGCGATCGCTGGGGGCATCGGTATCGCCGCATCAGGCAACATTCATCCGGGTAAGGTGTCGCTCTTTGAACCCGTACACGGGTCGGCGCCGACGATTGCTGGTAAAGGGTGGGCATGCCCATTGGCGGCAATTTTGACGGCGGCGTTGATGATGGAGCATCTGGGCGCTGGGCAAGTCGCCCGCCGTATTGAAAACGCCGTCGTCGCCGCCCTACAAACGGGTAAAATTCGTTCGTTGGAAGCGGGGCAAATGGGGTTGACAACATCGCAGGTCGGCGACCTCATAGCGTCGCTGGTGTAA